A region from the Pseudonocardia petroleophila genome encodes:
- a CDS encoding acyl--CoA ligase family protein gives MSTVWNTPLTPLAFLRRSAEVYPDKTAIVYGERRSTYREFAAEATRVAHALRGSGVEPGDRVAYLLPNVPEMLVAHFAVPLAGAVLVAINTRLSTEEVRYILDHSGSKVLVVDAALHPTVAPVAGELKTVEEIITVVDPAAPGDGIGSGVRYDDLLARGNDEPLPWSVEDEDGTIAINYTSGTTGKPKGVMYHHRGAYLNSFGEIVHSAHSPDSVYLWTLPMFHCNGWCTPWALTAIGGTHVCLREVRGDVIWQQITAHGVTHLNGAPTVVTTIMRAPEAVTLDYQLVITTAGAPPSPTTILQMEQMGFRIVHVYGLTETYGPYSVNQYQRAWDDLPAEERASLQARQGVGMLCADHLRVVDEDMADVPADGVTMGEIVMRGNNVMKGYYEDAAGTEKAFAGGWFHSGDLGVMHPDGYVELRDRAKDVVISGGENISTVEVEQAVVSHPAVLEAAVIGVPDEKFGERPKAFVVLADGKDATPDELIEHVKSRIARYKAPRDVEIVDELPKTSTGKVQKFELREKEWGGETHRIRG, from the coding sequence ATGAGCACAGTCTGGAACACCCCGCTGACGCCGCTGGCGTTCCTGCGCCGGTCCGCGGAGGTGTACCCGGACAAGACCGCGATCGTCTACGGCGAGCGCCGCTCGACCTACCGCGAGTTCGCCGCCGAGGCCACGCGGGTCGCGCACGCGCTGCGGGGGTCGGGCGTCGAGCCCGGCGACCGCGTCGCCTACCTCCTGCCCAACGTCCCCGAGATGCTGGTGGCGCACTTCGCGGTGCCGCTGGCCGGGGCGGTGCTCGTCGCGATCAACACGCGGCTGTCCACCGAGGAGGTGCGCTACATCCTCGACCACTCCGGGTCGAAGGTCCTGGTCGTCGACGCGGCGCTGCACCCGACCGTCGCGCCGGTCGCGGGCGAGCTGAAGACCGTCGAGGAGATCATCACGGTGGTCGACCCGGCCGCTCCGGGTGACGGCATCGGCAGCGGCGTGCGCTACGACGACCTGCTCGCCCGCGGCAACGACGAGCCGCTCCCCTGGTCCGTCGAGGACGAGGACGGCACCATCGCGATCAACTACACCTCGGGCACCACGGGCAAGCCCAAGGGCGTGATGTACCACCACCGCGGCGCGTACCTGAACTCCTTCGGCGAGATCGTGCACTCCGCGCACAGCCCGGACAGCGTCTACCTGTGGACGCTGCCGATGTTCCACTGCAACGGCTGGTGCACGCCCTGGGCGCTCACCGCCATCGGCGGCACCCACGTGTGCCTGCGCGAGGTGCGCGGCGACGTGATCTGGCAGCAGATCACCGCGCACGGCGTGACCCACCTCAACGGCGCCCCCACGGTCGTCACCACGATCATGCGGGCGCCCGAGGCCGTCACGCTGGACTACCAGCTGGTGATCACCACGGCCGGGGCCCCGCCGTCGCCGACCACGATCCTGCAGATGGAGCAGATGGGCTTCCGGATCGTGCACGTCTACGGGCTCACCGAGACCTACGGGCCGTACTCGGTCAACCAGTACCAGCGGGCATGGGACGACCTGCCCGCCGAGGAGCGCGCGTCGCTGCAGGCCCGGCAGGGCGTGGGGATGCTGTGCGCCGACCACCTGCGCGTGGTGGACGAGGACATGGCCGACGTGCCCGCCGACGGCGTCACGATGGGCGAGATCGTCATGCGCGGCAACAACGTCATGAAGGGCTACTACGAGGACGCCGCCGGCACCGAGAAGGCGTTCGCGGGCGGGTGGTTCCACTCCGGCGACCTGGGCGTCATGCACCCCGACGGCTACGTCGAGCTCCGCGACCGCGCGAAGGACGTGGTGATCTCGGGCGGGGAGAACATCTCGACGGTCGAGGTCGAGCAGGCCGTCGTCTCGCACCCGGCGGTGCTGGAGGCCGCGGTGATCGGCGTGCCCGACGAGAAGTTCGGCGAGCGGCCGAAGGCGTTCGTGGTGCTGGCCGACGGGAAGGACGCGACGCCCGACGAGCTGATCGAGCACGTGAAGTCGAGGATCGCGCGCTACAAGGCGCCGCGCGACGTCGAGATCGTCGACGAGCTGCCGAAGACCTCCACCGGCAAGGTGCAGAAGTTCGAGCTGCGCGAGAAGGAGTGGGGCGGGGAGACCCACCGCATCCGCGGGTAG
- a CDS encoding cytochrome P450, translating to MTDVASPAPPSAVGSTCPVFDPHSPDLSPERAYALYDELRTSCPVSRGENHGGYWSLARYADVRAAAMDHDTYSSTGGVYLPPVSDSRFPPIDYDPPEHAGFRELIAPLTSGAAAKAMEPMIRGSVEAMVDGFVDRGSADLVEELAVPLPLDVITHLYGLDPQRAEDIRGYSLEFLEHAGGPKGREVIDRVCAYWMELFAQRRRDPQDDFVTHLVQAGHGADDPTLANMMFILTYAGHDSTALGLSNTLLYLAEHPEVQEQLIERPRLVVTAVDEILRYETPLHWFPRNLTRDTSMAGQEMKAGDRVVLLFASANRDPEEFDRADEVVIDRRPNRHVAFGAGIHTCPGMALARAEIRIAVETVLRRIPGFRVDGTVERTDPLEGGGRHLGVRTLPVTW from the coding sequence ATGACCGACGTCGCGTCACCGGCCCCGCCATCGGCCGTCGGGTCCACCTGTCCGGTGTTCGACCCGCACTCGCCCGATCTGTCCCCCGAGCGCGCCTACGCCCTGTACGACGAGCTGCGGACGAGCTGCCCGGTGTCGCGCGGCGAGAACCACGGCGGCTACTGGTCGCTGGCGCGCTACGCGGACGTGCGGGCCGCCGCCATGGACCACGACACCTACTCGTCCACGGGCGGGGTCTACCTGCCGCCGGTCTCCGACAGCCGGTTCCCGCCGATCGACTACGACCCGCCCGAGCACGCCGGGTTCCGCGAGCTGATCGCCCCGCTGACCAGCGGCGCCGCCGCGAAGGCGATGGAGCCGATGATCCGGGGATCGGTCGAGGCGATGGTGGACGGGTTCGTCGACCGCGGATCGGCCGACCTCGTCGAGGAGCTGGCGGTCCCGCTGCCGCTCGACGTCATCACCCACCTCTACGGCCTAGACCCGCAGCGCGCCGAGGACATCCGCGGCTACTCGCTGGAGTTCCTGGAGCACGCCGGCGGGCCGAAGGGCCGCGAGGTGATCGACCGGGTCTGCGCCTACTGGATGGAGCTGTTCGCGCAGCGCCGCCGCGACCCGCAGGACGACTTCGTCACCCACCTCGTGCAGGCCGGGCACGGCGCCGACGACCCGACGCTGGCCAACATGATGTTCATCCTGACGTACGCGGGGCACGACTCCACCGCGCTCGGGCTGTCCAACACCCTGCTGTACCTCGCCGAGCACCCCGAGGTCCAGGAGCAGCTGATCGAGCGGCCGCGGCTGGTCGTGACCGCGGTCGACGAGATCCTGCGCTACGAGACGCCGCTGCACTGGTTCCCCCGCAACCTCACCCGCGACACGTCGATGGCCGGGCAGGAGATGAAGGCGGGCGACCGCGTCGTCCTGCTGTTCGCCTCGGCGAACCGCGATCCCGAGGAGTTCGACCGCGCCGACGAGGTCGTCATCGACCGCCGTCCCAACCGGCACGTCGCGTTCGGCGCGGGCATCCACACCTGCCCCGGCATGGCGCTGGCGCGCGCGGAGATCCGGATCGCCGTGGAGACCGTGCTGCGCCGCATCCCCGGCTTCCGCGTCGACGGCACGGTGGAACGCACCGATCCGCTCGAGGGCGGGGGGCGCCATCTCGGCGTCCGGACCCTGCCGGTGACGTGGTGA
- a CDS encoding MFS transporter, whose protein sequence is MSAPVAPTRRQMITAGAASTVGFAFDLFDLFILLYVASTIGPLFFPAESQTLQLAATYASFGVSLIMRPLGGAVFGRYADRVGRRRSMIVTITGVGVATALMGALPTYAAIGVMAPVLFVALRLVQGLLVGGVVASTHTLGTESVPQRWRGMVSGLVGGGGAGLGAVIASLVFLGVSAAYPGEQFAVWGWRVMFFTGLAASLLSLALFRYLEESPIWAAAAAQRGPDVRPARARDLVAPGRVPVLLTSLALVIGAGAQYYLTSGYLPTFFASVNEMPPGPRGLLLVWTSLAILPAALLVGHLSERIGRRRVFLGIGVVNLVALPLLVLAMGALGPDDTGSLLLYGLALTVLANASYAAVPIYLNERFPTRLRATATALVWNGGFAIGGLMTTFVTLASPTVGDIPSRLAIFLAACVAIFLVGAALSPETRGALERPDPIDDTATSPRLEGSPS, encoded by the coding sequence GTGAGCGCCCCGGTGGCGCCGACGCGGCGTCAGATGATCACGGCGGGTGCGGCGTCGACGGTCGGGTTCGCGTTCGACCTGTTCGACCTGTTCATCCTGCTCTACGTGGCCTCGACGATCGGCCCGCTGTTCTTCCCGGCCGAGAGCCAGACGCTGCAGCTCGCGGCGACGTACGCCTCGTTCGGCGTCAGCCTGATCATGCGACCGCTCGGCGGCGCGGTGTTCGGCCGCTACGCCGACCGCGTCGGCCGGCGCCGGAGCATGATCGTGACGATCACCGGCGTCGGCGTGGCCACGGCGCTGATGGGCGCGCTGCCCACCTACGCGGCCATCGGGGTGATGGCCCCGGTGCTGTTCGTGGCGCTGCGCCTGGTGCAGGGCCTGCTGGTCGGCGGCGTCGTGGCGTCGACGCACACCCTGGGCACGGAGTCCGTGCCGCAGCGCTGGCGCGGGATGGTGTCCGGGCTGGTCGGCGGGGGCGGCGCGGGCCTGGGCGCGGTGATCGCGTCGCTGGTGTTCCTCGGCGTCTCGGCGGCGTACCCGGGCGAGCAGTTCGCCGTGTGGGGTTGGCGGGTCATGTTCTTCACCGGCCTCGCGGCGTCGCTGCTGAGCCTGGCGCTGTTCCGGTACCTGGAGGAGTCCCCGATATGGGCGGCCGCGGCGGCGCAGCGGGGACCCGACGTGCGGCCGGCCCGGGCCCGTGACCTCGTCGCCCCCGGCCGGGTGCCCGTGCTGCTCACCAGCCTGGCACTGGTGATCGGCGCCGGGGCGCAGTACTACCTCACCTCGGGCTACCTGCCGACGTTCTTCGCGAGCGTCAACGAGATGCCCCCCGGTCCGCGCGGCCTGCTGCTCGTCTGGACGAGCCTCGCGATCCTGCCCGCCGCTCTGCTGGTGGGACACCTGTCCGAGCGCATCGGACGGCGCCGGGTCTTCCTCGGCATCGGGGTGGTCAACCTCGTCGCGCTACCGCTGCTGGTACTCGCAATGGGCGCGCTGGGCCCGGACGACACCGGCTCCCTGCTGCTCTACGGGCTGGCGCTGACCGTGCTGGCCAACGCGTCCTACGCCGCGGTGCCGATCTACCTCAACGAGCGCTTCCCGACCCGCCTGCGCGCCACGGCCACGGCACTGGTGTGGAACGGCGGCTTCGCGATCGGCGGCCTGATGACGACGTTCGTGACGCTCGCCAGCCCCACCGTCGGCGACATCCCGAGCCGCCTGGCGATCTTCCTGGCCGCCTGCGTGGCGATCTTCCTGGTCGGTGCGGCGCTCTCCCCCGAGACCCGCGGAGCGCTGGAGCGCCCGGACCCGATCGACGACACCGCAACCTCCCCCCGACTCGAAGGATCTCCCTCGTGA
- a CDS encoding SDR family oxidoreductase codes for MTSEHSGRVVVVTGAAGGIGGRYVEALTAAGALVVAADVAALTDAGTELAGKATAAGPGRAVFVAADITSDEDWTAVVDTARREFGRIDALVNNAAIYQGLGGKRHLTELTNDEWDRVLTVNVRGTWQAIKAVTPLMREGGGGRIVNISSTVARMGAPGFAHYVASKAAVDGLTRAAARELGPDAITVNAVAPGLVSDEASRTLNTDDYIATAAKGRALGREMAPDDLVGAVLWLAGPTSGFVTGQTVVVDGGGVFT; via the coding sequence GTGACCAGCGAACACTCCGGCCGCGTCGTCGTCGTGACGGGCGCCGCAGGCGGGATCGGCGGCCGCTACGTCGAGGCACTCACCGCGGCGGGCGCGCTCGTCGTCGCCGCCGACGTCGCCGCCCTCACCGACGCCGGCACCGAGCTGGCCGGAAAGGCCACCGCCGCCGGCCCCGGCCGTGCGGTGTTCGTGGCCGCAGACATCACCTCCGACGAGGACTGGACGGCCGTGGTCGACACGGCCCGCCGCGAGTTCGGCCGGATCGACGCGTTGGTCAACAACGCCGCGATCTACCAGGGACTCGGGGGCAAGCGGCACCTCACCGAGCTGACGAACGACGAGTGGGACCGCGTGCTGACCGTCAACGTCCGCGGCACCTGGCAGGCGATCAAGGCCGTCACCCCGCTGATGCGCGAGGGCGGCGGCGGCCGGATCGTCAACATCTCCTCGACCGTGGCGCGGATGGGCGCGCCCGGGTTCGCGCACTACGTGGCGTCCAAGGCCGCGGTGGACGGCCTCACCCGGGCCGCGGCACGGGAGCTCGGGCCGGACGCGATCACCGTGAACGCCGTGGCGCCCGGCCTGGTCAGCGACGAGGCCTCCCGCACCCTCAACACCGACGACTACATCGCGACGGCCGCGAAGGGCCGCGCGCTGGGCCGCGAGATGGCGCCGGACGACCTGGTCGGCGCGGTGCTCTGGCTGGCCGGGCCGACGAGCGGGTTCGTCACCGGGCAGACCGTGGTGGTCGACGGTGGTGGCGTTTTCACATGA
- a CDS encoding UbiD family decarboxylase, with translation MSDLRSWLAELAGNGDLGVLSSPVDPDQEVAAVLEAADGRRAVRFDAVRGARFPLVGNTMVGRDHLGPALGCATRDAADRMADALDRPRPCVEVTEAPVLAEQLTGDALLSALPLTRQHEHDAGMYLTSALLSVRDPRSGTTNLSINRMLAVGERELRALLLPGRLRAIFTRAEAEGRDLDVGIVVGVHPALVLASQSPPDRDLDDLEVASALLPSPLRVTRAPAVDAVVPADAEFVLEGRFRAGRRAAEGPFGEFPRTYGPGGPAPVIELVDAWHRTDAVFQTILSGGREHFLAGGLPREALLIRALRRAGLDVAGLRLPEHGSCRFDAAVALRDPAPGAATTAMLTLFTAAATVKTVTVVDDDVDVFDDEQIGWAVATRVQADRDLLVVPGAKGSSLDPSARGGTTAKLGIDATVPADERDAYRQMRVAPPDAERLRAHLLELGLA, from the coding sequence ATGAGCGATCTCCGGTCCTGGCTCGCCGAGCTGGCCGGGAACGGCGACCTCGGCGTGCTGTCGTCCCCGGTCGACCCCGACCAGGAGGTGGCCGCCGTCCTGGAGGCGGCCGACGGCCGCCGCGCGGTGCGCTTCGACGCGGTGCGGGGCGCGCGTTTCCCGCTGGTGGGCAACACGATGGTCGGGCGCGACCACCTCGGGCCCGCGCTGGGCTGCGCCACGCGCGACGCCGCCGACCGGATGGCCGACGCGCTGGACCGGCCCCGCCCCTGCGTCGAGGTCACCGAGGCCCCGGTGCTCGCCGAGCAGCTCACCGGCGACGCCCTGCTCTCCGCGCTGCCGCTCACCCGCCAGCACGAGCACGACGCGGGCATGTACCTGACCTCGGCGCTGCTGTCGGTCCGCGACCCGAGGAGCGGCACGACGAACCTGTCGATCAACCGGATGCTGGCCGTCGGCGAGCGGGAGCTGCGGGCGCTGCTGCTGCCCGGGCGGCTGCGGGCGATCTTCACCCGGGCCGAGGCGGAGGGCCGCGACCTCGACGTCGGCATCGTCGTCGGGGTGCACCCGGCGCTGGTGCTGGCCAGCCAGTCACCGCCGGACCGCGACCTCGACGACCTGGAGGTGGCCTCGGCGCTGCTGCCGTCGCCGCTGCGGGTCACGCGGGCCCCGGCCGTCGACGCGGTCGTCCCGGCCGACGCGGAGTTCGTCCTGGAGGGCCGGTTCCGCGCCGGGCGCCGTGCGGCGGAGGGCCCGTTCGGGGAGTTCCCGCGCACCTACGGGCCGGGCGGGCCGGCGCCGGTGATCGAGCTGGTCGACGCGTGGCACCGCACCGACGCGGTCTTCCAGACGATCCTGTCCGGCGGCCGCGAGCACTTCCTGGCCGGCGGGCTGCCGCGCGAGGCGCTGCTGATCCGGGCGCTGCGCCGGGCCGGGCTCGACGTCGCCGGCCTGCGCCTGCCCGAGCACGGCTCCTGCCGCTTCGACGCCGCGGTGGCGCTGCGCGACCCCGCCCCCGGGGCCGCGACCACGGCGATGCTGACGCTGTTCACCGCGGCCGCGACCGTCAAGACGGTGACGGTCGTGGACGACGACGTCGACGTGTTCGACGACGAGCAGATCGGCTGGGCCGTGGCCACTCGCGTGCAGGCCGACCGCGACCTGCTGGTCGTACCCGGGGCGAAGGGCAGCAGCCTGGACCCGTCGGCCCGCGGCGGCACCACGGCCAAGCTCGGCATCGACGCCACGGTGCCGGCCGACGAGCGCGACGCCTACCGGCAGATGCGGGTGGCCCCGCCGGATGCGGAGCGGCTGCGCGCGCACCTGCTCGAGCTGGGTCTCGCATGA
- a CDS encoding UbiX family flavin prenyltransferase — MNRRVIVALTGASGAVYGIRALEMLRELPDVETHLVLTKAARATIDHETDLAVADVRALADVVHSDGDLGAPISSGSFRTAGMLVAPCSVKTLSGIATSYDDTLVVRAADVVLKERRPLVLLLRETPLHAGHIRLMADVTASGAIVMPPVPAFYTRPVTIADIIDHTVGRALDALGIETDHVQRWDGQRGAPAQPVDFDRIARNAAIGAEVSEVSRQTTPSSR, encoded by the coding sequence ATGAACCGGCGCGTGATCGTGGCCCTGACCGGCGCGTCGGGGGCCGTCTACGGGATTCGGGCGCTGGAGATGCTCCGCGAGCTGCCCGACGTCGAGACGCACCTGGTGCTGACGAAGGCCGCGCGGGCCACGATCGACCACGAGACCGACCTGGCGGTGGCCGACGTGCGGGCGCTCGCCGACGTCGTCCACAGCGACGGCGACCTGGGCGCCCCGATCTCCAGCGGCTCGTTCCGCACGGCCGGGATGCTGGTGGCGCCGTGCAGCGTCAAGACGCTCTCGGGCATCGCCACCAGCTACGACGACACGCTCGTGGTGCGCGCGGCCGACGTCGTGCTCAAGGAGCGGCGCCCGCTGGTGCTGCTGCTGCGCGAGACCCCGCTGCATGCCGGGCACATCCGGCTGATGGCCGACGTGACGGCGTCAGGCGCGATCGTGATGCCGCCGGTGCCGGCGTTCTACACGCGGCCGGTCACGATCGCCGACATCATCGACCACACCGTCGGGCGGGCGCTGGACGCGCTGGGGATCGAGACCGACCACGTGCAGCGCTGGGACGGGCAGCGCGGCGCGCCGGCTCAACCCGTCGACTTCGACAGGATCGCCAGGAACGCCGCGATCGGGGCCGAGGTGAGCGAGGTCTCCCGCCAGACCACGCCCAGCTCGCGGTAG
- a CDS encoding LysR family transcriptional regulator, with translation MELHQLRYFVAVAEEGSFTRAAARLFLAQPSLSVQIRKLEQTVGAALFERTGRRVVLTAAGEVLREHAVRALAEMEEARERVTAVSEARGGQVTVGVLPSVGAQLLPEVVARFRAEHPEVTVHLVEHDVSREFEQMVTAGTLDLAVTRMPATSAGLAARTLVREPVVLLVPPGHPLRGRPGVWLRDLPDAETVAMRRGYGLRDLADRLWAQAGVTPRIALETGQLSIVRGMVRAGMGVALLPRLALGHDTTDVVPVCDPGAYRELGVVWRETSLTSAPIAAFLAILSKSTG, from the coding sequence ATGGAGCTCCACCAGTTGCGCTACTTCGTCGCCGTCGCCGAGGAGGGCAGCTTCACCCGCGCGGCGGCGCGGCTGTTTCTCGCCCAGCCGTCGCTGTCGGTGCAGATCCGCAAGCTGGAGCAGACCGTCGGGGCCGCGCTGTTCGAGCGCACCGGCCGCCGCGTCGTGCTCACCGCGGCCGGAGAGGTGTTGCGGGAGCACGCGGTCCGGGCGCTCGCCGAGATGGAGGAGGCCCGGGAGCGCGTCACCGCCGTCTCCGAGGCGCGGGGCGGGCAGGTCACCGTGGGCGTGCTGCCCAGCGTCGGTGCGCAGCTGCTGCCCGAGGTCGTCGCGCGGTTCCGGGCCGAGCACCCCGAGGTCACCGTGCACCTGGTTGAGCACGACGTCTCGCGGGAGTTCGAGCAGATGGTGACGGCGGGCACGCTGGACCTCGCCGTCACCCGCATGCCCGCCACCTCCGCCGGGCTCGCCGCCCGCACCCTGGTGCGCGAGCCGGTCGTGCTGCTGGTCCCGCCCGGCCATCCGCTGCGCGGCCGTCCCGGCGTGTGGCTGCGCGACCTGCCGGACGCCGAGACCGTCGCCATGCGCCGCGGCTACGGCCTGCGCGACCTCGCCGACCGGCTGTGGGCCCAGGCCGGGGTCACGCCGCGGATCGCGCTGGAGACCGGGCAGCTCTCGATCGTGCGCGGCATGGTGCGCGCCGGGATGGGGGTGGCCCTGCTGCCGCGCCTGGCGCTCGGCCACGACACCACCGACGTCGTGCCCGTCTGCGACCCGGGGGCCTACCGCGAGCTGGGCGTGGTCTGGCGGGAGACCTCGCTCACCTCGGCCCCGATCGCGGCGTTCCTGGCGATCCTGTCGAAGTCGACGGGTTGA
- a CDS encoding MFS transporter, whose protein sequence is MSPGARAVLGAVTTTTVSVLPVFLTAGLAVQISAELGFDPAGLGLVVALFFGVSALASLPCGWLVERYGSGPTSRLAVLGAALVMAAVALFARSYPALVAILLGSAWCNVLGQLAANLTLARYVPADRLGLSFGVKQAAIPAATLLAGASVPAVALTLGWRWAFVMGAGLALAALLVAPRDTAGREPTPATPGERATGALSVIGLAAGLAAASSSALGIFLVASAVDQGIDPAAAGLTLTLGSVVGLTLRLLHGWAADRRSGGHVAVVAGSLVLGAGGLALLAVPGTPALVIGTVLGFGLGWAWPGLLQFAVVRLNPSAPAAATSIVQVGVYGGGFVGPVGFGFLAAHVSFPTAWLVGAVTMLVAAALMGLGRRMLVAHQASRSASAIAS, encoded by the coding sequence ATGAGTCCTGGTGCGAGGGCCGTGCTGGGCGCCGTCACGACCACGACGGTGTCGGTGCTGCCGGTTTTCCTCACGGCCGGGCTGGCCGTGCAGATCTCCGCCGAGCTGGGCTTCGACCCGGCCGGGCTCGGCCTGGTGGTGGCCCTGTTCTTCGGCGTCAGCGCGCTCGCCTCGCTGCCGTGCGGGTGGCTGGTCGAGCGGTACGGGTCGGGCCCGACGAGCCGGCTCGCGGTGCTCGGCGCGGCCCTCGTGATGGCGGCCGTGGCGCTGTTCGCCCGCTCCTACCCCGCGCTCGTGGCGATCCTGCTGGGCAGCGCCTGGTGCAACGTGCTGGGCCAGCTCGCCGCGAACCTGACGCTCGCGCGGTACGTGCCCGCGGACCGGCTCGGGCTCTCCTTCGGCGTCAAGCAGGCCGCGATCCCGGCGGCCACGCTGCTGGCCGGGGCCTCCGTGCCCGCCGTCGCGTTGACGCTGGGCTGGCGCTGGGCCTTCGTCATGGGTGCGGGGCTGGCGCTCGCCGCGCTGCTGGTGGCCCCGCGCGACACCGCGGGTCGCGAGCCCACCCCGGCGACCCCGGGCGAGCGGGCCACCGGCGCGCTCTCGGTGATCGGCCTCGCGGCCGGGCTGGCCGCCGCCTCGTCGTCGGCGCTGGGGATCTTCCTGGTCGCCTCCGCCGTCGACCAGGGCATCGACCCGGCCGCGGCCGGGCTGACGCTCACCCTGGGCAGCGTCGTCGGGCTCACGCTGCGGCTGCTGCACGGGTGGGCGGCCGACCGCCGCTCCGGCGGGCACGTCGCCGTCGTCGCGGGATCACTGGTGCTCGGCGCGGGCGGGCTCGCGCTGCTCGCCGTGCCCGGCACGCCCGCGCTGGTGATCGGCACGGTGCTCGGGTTCGGGCTCGGCTGGGCGTGGCCGGGGCTGCTGCAGTTCGCGGTCGTGCGGCTCAACCCGTCGGCGCCCGCGGCGGCCACGTCGATCGTGCAGGTCGGGGTGTACGGCGGCGGCTTCGTGGGGCCCGTCGGCTTCGGGTTCCTGGCCGCGCACGTCTCGTTCCCTACGGCGTGGCTGGTCGGCGCGGTGACGATGCTGGTCGCCGCCGCGCTGATGGGGCTGGGCCGGCGGATGCTGGTGGCGCATCAGGCCAGCCGGTCGGCCAGCGCGATCGCGTCGTAG
- a CDS encoding DUF72 domain-containing protein, with the protein MTRVRVGTSGWRYPPWRRTFYPEGLPQRRELEYLSRRVDSIEINGSFYALQRPESYRAWAAETPGDFVFAVKGPRFVTHLKQLRDVEAPVANFLASGVLALGPKLGPLLWQLPPRMRFDRDRVAAFLALLPATTTAAVGLAGRHDERVAGRAHLATDADRPLRHAIEPRHESFRDPAFAALLREHGVALVRADSAGTWPVFDELTADFAYVRLHGQDELYAGGYTPGALDAWAARVAAWRAAGLDVVVYFDNDAKVHAPYDAIALADRLA; encoded by the coding sequence ATGACACGGGTACGGGTGGGCACGTCGGGGTGGCGCTACCCGCCGTGGCGCCGCACGTTCTACCCCGAGGGGCTGCCGCAGCGCCGCGAGCTGGAGTACCTCTCGCGGCGCGTCGACAGCATCGAGATCAACGGGTCCTTCTACGCCCTGCAGCGCCCGGAGAGCTACCGGGCCTGGGCTGCGGAGACGCCCGGCGACTTCGTGTTCGCCGTCAAGGGCCCGCGGTTCGTCACGCACCTGAAGCAGCTGCGCGACGTCGAGGCGCCGGTGGCGAACTTCCTGGCCTCCGGTGTGCTCGCGCTCGGCCCCAAGCTGGGGCCGCTGCTGTGGCAGCTCCCGCCCCGGATGCGCTTCGACCGCGACCGGGTCGCCGCCTTCCTCGCGCTCCTGCCGGCCACGACCACCGCCGCGGTCGGCCTCGCGGGCCGCCACGACGAGCGCGTGGCGGGCCGCGCGCACCTCGCGACGGACGCCGACCGCCCGCTGCGGCACGCGATCGAACCGCGGCACGAGAGCTTCCGGGACCCGGCGTTCGCCGCGTTGCTGCGCGAGCACGGCGTCGCGCTCGTGCGGGCCGACTCCGCGGGCACCTGGCCGGTGTTCGACGAGCTCACCGCCGACTTCGCCTACGTCCGGCTGCACGGGCAGGACGAGCTGTACGCGGGCGGGTACACCCCCGGCGCCCTCGACGCCTGGGCCGCGCGGGTCGCCGCGTGGCGCGCCGCCGGGCTCGACGTCGTCGTCTACTTCGACAACGACGCCAAGGTGCACGCCCCCTACGACGCGATCGCGCTGGCCGACCGGCTGGCCTGA
- a CDS encoding SDR family NAD(P)-dependent oxidoreductase — protein MDAVIVTGAAGALGHAVVAEFRSLGRAVVALDRAGERLDTLGRQEGVHAVAVDLSSRAAVRDAFAQIDVACDALVGLAGGFTPGALADVDEETLESLWRSNFGSALWTAQAVVTLFRTGGSIVTVGSKTAVQGPAPVAHATSKAAVVRLTQLLADELRPQRIRVNAVLPSVIDTPANRTWMSEELGARAVSPAAIAKVIAFLCGPDAAPISGAAIPVYGDA, from the coding sequence GTGGATGCAGTCATCGTCACAGGCGCCGCGGGCGCACTCGGGCACGCGGTCGTCGCCGAGTTCCGCTCGCTCGGCCGGGCCGTCGTGGCGCTGGACCGGGCCGGGGAACGGCTCGACACGCTCGGCAGGCAGGAGGGCGTGCACGCCGTGGCCGTCGACCTGTCGAGCCGCGCCGCGGTCCGGGACGCCTTCGCGCAGATCGACGTCGCCTGCGACGCGCTCGTCGGGCTCGCGGGCGGGTTCACCCCGGGCGCGCTGGCCGACGTCGACGAGGAGACGCTCGAGTCGCTGTGGCGCTCCAACTTCGGCTCCGCGCTGTGGACCGCACAGGCCGTCGTGACGCTGTTCCGCACCGGCGGGTCGATCGTCACCGTCGGGTCGAAGACCGCCGTGCAGGGCCCCGCGCCCGTCGCGCACGCCACGAGCAAGGCCGCCGTCGTCCGCCTGACCCAGCTGCTCGCCGACGAGCTGCGCCCGCAGCGGATCCGGGTCAACGCCGTCCTCCCCTCGGTGATCGACACCCCGGCCAACCGCACGTGGATGTCCGAGGAGCTCGGCGCCCGCGCGGTCTCCCCCGCCGCGATCGCGAAGGTCATCGCGTTCCTCTGCGGCCCCGACGCCGCCCCGATCAGCGGGGCCGCGATCCCCGTCTACGGCGATGCCTGA